A stretch of Gemmobacter fulvus DNA encodes these proteins:
- the mbfA gene encoding iron exporter MbfA: MLSALSARRRFSDLSEQEVLALAISSEEDDGRIYRSYAQRLRSEYPATAAVFDGMAVEEDLHRQQLIDLHRSRFGEVIPLIRREHVAGFYARRPVWLMENLSLTTIRAEAGAMEAQAEAFYLRAAQATQDAATRKLLGDLAAAEAGHQKSAEGLEQNMLSDDGRSDEDRSAHRQFILTWVQPGLAGLMDGSVSTLAPIFATAFATQDTWTTFLVGTAASVGAGISMGFTEAAHDDGVLSGRGSPWKRGLASGVMTTLGGMGHALPYLIPDFWTATTLAMIVVFVELWAIAWIQNRYMETPFLRAALQVVLGGALVFAAGALIGGG, translated from the coding sequence ATGCTTTCCGCCCTCTCTGCCCGCCGCCGTTTTTCAGACCTGTCAGAGCAAGAGGTTCTGGCGCTCGCCATCTCGTCGGAAGAGGATGATGGTCGCATCTATCGCAGCTATGCGCAGCGCCTGCGCAGCGAGTATCCCGCCACCGCCGCCGTGTTCGATGGCATGGCGGTGGAAGAGGATCTGCACCGGCAACAGTTGATCGACCTGCATCGCAGCCGCTTTGGCGAGGTAATTCCCCTGATCCGGCGCGAGCATGTCGCGGGTTTCTATGCGCGCAGGCCGGTCTGGCTGATGGAGAACCTGAGCCTCACCACCATTCGCGCCGAAGCCGGGGCGATGGAGGCGCAGGCCGAAGCCTTTTACCTGCGCGCCGCGCAGGCAACGCAGGACGCCGCGACCCGCAAGCTTCTGGGCGATCTGGCCGCCGCCGAGGCAGGCCATCAGAAATCCGCCGAAGGGCTGGAACAGAACATGCTGTCGGACGATGGCCGCAGTGACGAAGACCGCTCGGCCCATCGCCAGTTCATCCTGACATGGGTGCAGCCGGGGCTTGCCGGGCTGATGGATGGCTCGGTGTCCACACTGGCGCCGATCTTTGCCACCGCCTTTGCCACGCAAGACACCTGGACCACGTTTCTGGTCGGCACTGCAGCTTCGGTCGGGGCGGGCATCTCCATGGGCTTCACCGAGGCCGCACATGATGACGGCGTGCTATCCGGGCGGGGCAGCCCGTGGAAACGCGGGCTGGCCTCGGGGGTGATGACCACGCTGGGCGGCATGGGTCATGCCCTGCCCTATCTGATCCCCGATTTCTGGACCGCCACCACGCTGGCGATGATCGTGGTGTTCGTCGAGCTTTGGGCCATCGCCTGGATCCAGAACCGCTATATGGAAACGCCGTTCCTGCGCGCGGCGCTGCAAGTGGTGCTGGGCGGCGCATTGGTCTTTGCGGCCGGGGCCCTGATCGGCGGCGGCTAG
- the fghA gene encoding S-formylglutathione hydrolase: protein MKTLSENRAFGGVQGVYTHASEACGCDMTFGLFLPEEAERGAVPVIWYLSGLTCTHENAMVKAGAQKWAAEAGVALVFPDTSPRGAGVANDEAYDLGQGAGFYVNATEKPWAPHFRMWDYVTEELPRLLFNAFPVAEERQSIMGHSMGGHGALTIAMSFPGRFQSASAFAPIANPTASDWGRKQFSAYLGKDEAKWAQYDATLLMKKRGFDGPILIDQGGSDQFLDLLKPEALAEAMAARRQGGIFRMQKGYDHSYFFVSTFIEDHIGFHAAALYD from the coding sequence ATGAAAACCCTATCCGAAAACCGCGCCTTCGGTGGCGTGCAGGGAGTCTATACCCATGCCTCCGAGGCTTGCGGCTGCGACATGACCTTTGGCCTGTTCCTGCCCGAAGAGGCAGAGCGCGGCGCCGTGCCGGTGATCTGGTATCTGTCCGGCCTGACCTGCACCCATGAAAACGCGATGGTGAAGGCTGGCGCGCAGAAATGGGCCGCCGAAGCGGGCGTGGCGCTGGTGTTCCCCGATACCAGCCCGCGCGGCGCAGGCGTGGCCAATGACGAGGCCTATGACCTGGGTCAGGGCGCGGGGTTTTACGTCAACGCCACCGAAAAGCCCTGGGCACCGCATTTCCGCATGTGGGATTATGTCACAGAAGAGCTGCCGCGCCTGCTGTTCAATGCCTTCCCCGTCGCCGAAGAGCGTCAGTCGATCATGGGACATTCGATGGGCGGCCATGGCGCCCTGACCATCGCGATGAGCTTTCCGGGCCGCTTCCAGTCGGCCTCGGCCTTTGCGCCGATTGCCAACCCCACCGCAAGCGACTGGGGCCGCAAGCAGTTCAGCGCCTATCTGGGCAAAGACGAAGCGAAATGGGCACAATATGACGCGACCCTGCTGATGAAAAAGCGTGGCTTTGACGGTCCGATCCTGATCGACCAGGGCGGATCGGATCAGTTTCTGGATCTGCTGAAACCCGAAGCGTTGGCCGAAGCGATGGCCGCCCGGCGGCAGGGCGGCATCTTCCGCATGCAGAAAGGCTATGACCACAGCTATTTCTTCGTCTCGACCTTTATCGAAGATCACATCGGCTTCCACGCGGCGGCGCTGTATGACTGA
- a CDS encoding HAD family hydrolase, giving the protein MTIEAVIFDIGNVLIEWNPERFYDWAIGRAQREALFAEVDLHSMNDAIDAGGLFRETIYDWADRHPDWSAEIRMWHDNWIDMASPRIEGSIALLRALRLRGVPVFALTNFGIHSFAYAQTQYDFLSEFDRAYVSGQMGVIKPDPRIYELVEADCGLAPARLLFTDDRADNIAAAQARGWQTHPFQGWQGWAQRLVAEDLLTEKEAGL; this is encoded by the coding sequence ATGACCATCGAGGCGGTGATCTTCGACATCGGCAATGTGCTGATCGAATGGAATCCGGAGCGGTTCTACGATTGGGCCATCGGGCGCGCCCAGCGCGAGGCCCTGTTTGCCGAAGTCGATCTGCACAGCATGAACGACGCCATCGACGCAGGCGGCCTGTTCCGCGAAACCATCTATGACTGGGCCGACCGGCACCCCGACTGGTCTGCCGAAATCCGCATGTGGCATGACAACTGGATCGACATGGCCTCGCCCCGCATCGAAGGTTCCATCGCCCTGCTGCGCGCCCTGCGGCTGCGCGGCGTGCCGGTCTTTGCACTGACCAATTTCGGCATCCACAGCTTTGCCTATGCCCAGACCCAATATGATTTCCTGAGCGAGTTCGACCGCGCCTATGTGTCTGGCCAGATGGGCGTGATCAAGCCCGATCCCCGGATCTATGAACTGGTCGAGGCCGATTGCGGCCTTGCCCCGGCGCGGCTGCTGTTCACCGATGACCGCGCCGACAATATCGCCGCCGCACAGGCCCGGGGCTGGCAGACCCATCCGTTTCAAGGCTGGCAGGGCTGGGCGCAGCGGCTGGTGGCCGAAGACCTGTTGACAGAAAAGGAGGCCGGGCTATGA
- the rnr gene encoding ribonuclease R, translated as MDQIPSKDQIRQWIAENPTLASKRDIAKAFGIKGGQLRIELKRVLKEMEAEGALSKRQRSYREAGSLPPVSILQVLAPDAAGDLFAVPLEGDAGLVPRIHVVARAGDPALGQGDKILARLSPVEGTDHSYEARLIRKLGSNAVRLLGVFRASHEGGRIVPIDKGADKEWRVPQDATLGAEDGELVEAEQSGPKRLGLPTARIVARLGDPSGPKAVSLIAIHQHGIPDQFPDAVIAEADAALPVELGVREDLRHLPLVTIDPADARDRDDAVHAHADDDTANPGGFIVWVAIADVAHYVRPGSALDREARKRGNSTYFPDRVVPMLPDILSGDLCSLHEHVDRPCMAVCMKLDAQGHKLSHRFTRGLMRSQGSLHYGEVQAAIDGAANDKTAPLLEPVLQPLYAAYAATKLARAQRQPLDLDLPERKIVLTEDGKVDSVAFRDRLDAHRLIEEFMILANVAAAEELVRLKRPLLFRVHEEPSPEKLDSLREVAEASGFTLAKGQVLKTSHLNRLLAQAQGTEFDELLNISTLRSMTQAYYNAQNFGHFGLALLNYAHFTSPIRRYSDLIVHRALILGHGWGKDGLSGQDIEMLDETAKLISDAERRSMAAERDTVDRYLAAYLADRVGQTFSGRISGVQRFGLFVKLDETGADGLIPIRSVGREFFHFDADSQTLMGADTGLTIGIGQRVTVRLAEAVPVTGGLMLELLEIDGGALPASQGRRGRSTPRKPGKQAAKDAALKRKLVRKRR; from the coding sequence ATGGACCAGATACCTTCGAAAGACCAGATCCGCCAATGGATCGCAGAGAATCCGACGCTTGCCTCGAAGCGCGATATTGCCAAGGCCTTTGGCATCAAGGGCGGGCAATTGCGCATCGAATTGAAGCGCGTGCTGAAAGAAATGGAAGCGGAGGGCGCGCTGTCCAAGCGGCAGCGCAGTTACCGCGAGGCGGGCAGCCTGCCGCCGGTCAGCATCCTTCAGGTTCTGGCCCCGGATGCGGCGGGCGATCTGTTCGCGGTGCCGCTGGAGGGGGATGCCGGTCTGGTGCCCCGGATTCATGTGGTGGCGCGGGCGGGTGATCCGGCGCTGGGGCAGGGCGACAAGATCCTGGCGCGGCTCAGCCCGGTCGAGGGCACCGATCACAGCTATGAGGCGCGGCTGATCCGCAAGCTCGGCTCCAACGCCGTGCGGCTTTTGGGGGTGTTTCGCGCCAGCCATGAAGGCGGTCGCATCGTGCCGATCGACAAGGGCGCGGACAAGGAATGGCGTGTGCCGCAGGATGCCACGCTGGGCGCCGAGGATGGCGAGTTGGTCGAGGCCGAGCAGAGCGGGCCGAAGCGGCTGGGCCTGCCGACGGCGCGTATCGTGGCGCGGCTGGGCGATCCCTCGGGCCCGAAGGCGGTCAGCCTGATTGCGATTCACCAGCATGGCATTCCCGACCAGTTCCCCGATGCGGTGATCGCCGAAGCGGATGCCGCCCTGCCGGTCGAACTGGGCGTGCGGGAAGATCTGCGGCACCTGCCGCTGGTCACCATCGACCCTGCGGATGCGCGCGACCGCGATGATGCGGTGCATGCCCATGCCGATGACGATACCGCCAATCCGGGTGGGTTCATCGTCTGGGTGGCGATTGCCGATGTGGCGCATTATGTGCGGCCCGGCTCGGCGCTGGACCGCGAGGCGCGCAAACGCGGCAATTCCACCTATTTCCCCGACCGGGTGGTGCCGATGCTGCCGGATATCCTGTCGGGCGATCTGTGTTCTTTGCACGAGCATGTGGACCGGCCCTGCATGGCGGTGTGCATGAAGCTGGATGCGCAGGGCCACAAGCTCAGCCATCGCTTCACCCGCGGCTTGATGCGCAGTCAGGGATCGCTGCATTATGGCGAGGTGCAGGCGGCCATTGACGGTGCGGCCAATGACAAGACCGCGCCCTTGCTGGAGCCGGTGCTCCAGCCGCTCTATGCCGCCTATGCCGCGACCAAGCTGGCCCGGGCGCAGCGACAGCCGCTTGACCTTGATCTGCCAGAGCGCAAGATCGTACTGACCGAGGATGGCAAGGTGGATTCGGTTGCCTTCCGCGACCGGCTCGATGCGCACCGGCTGATCGAGGAGTTCATGATCCTCGCCAATGTCGCTGCGGCGGAAGAGCTGGTGCGGCTGAAGCGCCCGCTGCTGTTCCGGGTGCATGAAGAGCCCAGCCCCGAAAAGCTGGACAGCCTGCGCGAGGTGGCCGAGGCCTCGGGCTTTACGCTGGCCAAAGGGCAGGTGCTGAAAACCTCGCATCTCAACCGGCTGCTGGCGCAGGCGCAGGGCACGGAATTCGACGAGCTGCTGAACATCTCGACCCTGCGGTCGATGACACAGGCCTATTACAATGCGCAGAACTTCGGGCATTTCGGGCTGGCGCTGCTGAACTATGCGCATTTCACCTCGCCGATCCGGCGGTATTCCGATCTGATCGTGCATCGCGCGCTGATCCTCGGCCATGGCTGGGGCAAGGACGGGCTGAGCGGGCAGGACATCGAGATGCTGGATGAAACCGCAAAGCTGATCTCGGATGCCGAACGCCGGTCGATGGCGGCGGAGCGTGATACGGTGGACAGGTATCTGGCCGCCTATCTGGCCGACCGCGTGGGGCAGACCTTCAGCGGGCGGATCTCCGGGGTGCAGCGGTTCGGGCTGTTCGTGAAGCTGGATGAAACCGGCGCGGATGGGCTAATCCCGATCCGCAGTGTGGGGCGCGAGTTCTTCCATTTCGATGCCGACAGCCAGACCCTGATGGGGGCCGATACCGGGCTGACCATCGGCATCGGCCAGCGGGTGACCGTGCGCCTGGCCGAGGCGGTGCCGGTGACCGGCGGGCTGATGCTGGAATTGCTGGAGATCGACGGCGGTGCCTTGCCCGCATCGCAGGGCCGGCGCGGGCGGTCCACCCCGCGCAAGCCGGGCAAACAGGCGGCCAAGGATGCGGCGCTGAAACGCAAGCTGGTGCGCAAGCGGCGCTAG
- a CDS encoding lytic murein transglycosylase, whose translation MRFSAALAIGALSLSLAACVGGGPVSQSGSSPTVIKYGRDMSPDPAKVAGLSQWVQGFRARANASGISNSTFDAAFRDVVYNPEVIRRSQNQAEFTKSLWEYLETAVSEKRITNGRAMLARHAGVLNQIEATYGVDKEVVVAVWGMESSYGEKRGDLPLIEALATLSYDGRRAEFFQQQLIGALKILEHGDVAPRNMTGSWAGAMGHTQFIPTSYLAFAVDFTGDGKRDIWSEDPTDALASTAAYLAKSGWQKGQPWGMEVTLPPGFGAAVSGKSAKRAGSEWRAMGITRAGGGAVPDGQAALLLPSGIKGAAFLIYRNFHAIERYNQADSYVIAVGHLSDRLKGGGPLRTPWPAGDATLRLVERMEVQERLTALGFDTGGADGNVGAKTIAAIKAFQQSRGLVPDGYPNAELLALLRRS comes from the coding sequence ATGCGTTTTTCCGCAGCATTGGCCATTGGTGCCCTCAGCCTGTCGCTTGCCGCCTGTGTCGGTGGCGGGCCGGTGTCACAATCAGGGAGCAGCCCGACCGTGATCAAATATGGCCGCGACATGAGCCCGGATCCCGCCAAGGTGGCGGGGCTGTCGCAATGGGTGCAGGGCTTCCGCGCCCGGGCCAATGCCTCGGGCATTTCCAACAGCACCTTCGATGCGGCTTTCCGCGATGTGGTCTATAACCCCGAGGTGATCCGCAGATCGCAAAATCAGGCGGAATTCACCAAGTCGCTCTGGGAATATCTGGAAACCGCGGTATCGGAAAAGCGCATCACCAATGGCCGCGCGATGCTGGCCCGCCATGCCGGGGTGCTGAACCAGATCGAGGCCACTTATGGCGTCGACAAAGAGGTGGTGGTGGCGGTCTGGGGCATGGAAAGCTCCTACGGCGAAAAGCGCGGCGACCTGCCGCTGATCGAAGCGCTGGCCACGCTGTCCTATGACGGGCGGCGGGCGGAGTTTTTCCAGCAGCAGCTGATTGGCGCGCTGAAAATCCTGGAACATGGCGATGTGGCCCCGCGCAACATGACGGGAAGCTGGGCCGGGGCGATGGGGCATACCCAGTTCATCCCGACCTCTTACCTGGCCTTTGCGGTGGATTTCACCGGCGATGGCAAGCGCGATATCTGGTCGGAAGATCCGACCGATGCGCTGGCGTCAACCGCAGCCTATCTGGCGAAATCTGGCTGGCAGAAGGGGCAACCCTGGGGCATGGAAGTCACCTTGCCGCCCGGCTTTGGCGCGGCGGTTTCGGGCAAGAGCGCGAAACGCGCCGGGTCGGAATGGCGCGCGATGGGCATCACCCGCGCGGGTGGCGGTGCGGTGCCGGATGGGCAGGCGGCGCTGTTGCTGCCCTCGGGCATCAAGGGCGCCGCCTTCCTGATCTATCGCAATTTTCATGCAATCGAGCGGTACAATCAGGCCGATTCCTATGTGATCGCGGTAGGCCATCTGTCCGACCGGCTGAAAGGCGGCGGCCCGCTGCGCACGCCCTGGCCTGCAGGTGATGCCACGCTGCGGCTTGTGGAGCGGATGGAAGTGCAGGAACGGCTGACGGCGCTCGGCTTTGATACCGGCGGTGCCGATGGCAATGTCGGTGCCAAGACGATTGCCGCAATCAAGGCGTTCCAGCAATCGCGCGGTCTTGTGCCCGACGGATATCCCAACGCAGAGCTGCTGGCGCTGCTGCGCCGCTCCTGA
- a CDS encoding TetR/AcrR family transcriptional regulator yields the protein MTVAEPAQIRKGRKYDQVLDGARKVFLDHGFEGASVDDIAREAGVSKATLYSYFPDKRLLFLEVAKTECARQADEAVKLIDQMSRPEDVLTEAARRIVAFLMSEFGRRVFRICVAESDRFPELGHQFYHSGPLLVRQRLADYMAKAVARGELVIEDIDLAADQFSELCKATIHEQAIFGVTPCCAPKDAERVIRGAVEMFMARYGVKR from the coding sequence ATGACCGTGGCAGAGCCTGCACAGATCCGCAAAGGCCGGAAATATGATCAGGTGCTTGACGGCGCCCGGAAAGTCTTTCTGGATCATGGGTTTGAGGGCGCGTCGGTGGATGACATCGCGCGCGAAGCCGGGGTCAGCAAAGCGACGCTTTACAGCTATTTCCCCGACAAGCGCCTTCTGTTTCTGGAGGTGGCAAAGACCGAATGTGCCCGTCAGGCCGATGAGGCGGTCAAGCTGATCGACCAGATGTCGCGGCCCGAAGATGTGCTGACCGAAGCGGCGCGGCGTATCGTGGCCTTTCTGATGTCGGAATTCGGTCGCCGGGTGTTCCGCATCTGCGTGGCCGAAAGTGACCGCTTTCCTGAACTGGGCCACCAGTTTTACCACTCCGGCCCCTTGCTGGTGCGGCAAAGGCTGGCGGATTACATGGCGAAAGCCGTCGCGCGGGGCGAGTTGGTGATCGAGGATATCGACCTCGCGGCGGATCAGTTCTCTGAACTGTGCAAGGCGACGATCCATGAACAGGCGATTTTTGGCGTGACTCCCTGCTGTGCGCCGAAGGACGCCGAGCGCGTGATCCGCGGCGCGGTGGAGATGTTCATGGCCCGCTACGGGGTGAAGCGCTAG
- a CDS encoding YaiI/YqxD family protein — MTDTGAIYIDADACPVKAEAERVATRHAMRMVLVSNGGIRPSANPLVESVFVSAGPDEADKWIADHAGPRDIVVTGDIPLAAKCVEAGAQVIKHNGETLTPANIGMALATRDLMQDLRSADPFRQGGGRPFSKADRSRFLEVLERLVRAAKTR, encoded by the coding sequence ATGACTGACACCGGCGCGATCTACATCGACGCCGATGCCTGCCCGGTGAAGGCCGAGGCAGAACGTGTGGCCACCCGCCACGCCATGCGCATGGTGCTTGTGTCGAATGGCGGAATCCGCCCTTCGGCCAACCCGCTGGTGGAAAGCGTCTTTGTCAGCGCCGGGCCGGATGAGGCCGACAAGTGGATTGCCGATCACGCAGGCCCGCGCGACATCGTGGTGACCGGGGATATTCCGCTGGCGGCCAAATGTGTCGAGGCCGGAGCGCAGGTGATCAAGCACAATGGCGAAACGCTGACCCCCGCCAATATCGGCATGGCGCTGGCCACCCGCGATCTGATGCAGGATCTGCGCAGCGCCGACCCGTTCCGGCAAGGCGGCGGCCGCCCGTTCAGCAAGGCTGACCGCTCGCGCTTTCTGGAGGTGCTGGAACGTCTGGTCCGGGCCGCGAAAACGCGCTGA
- a CDS encoding DMT family transporter, whose protein sequence is MTVDTASRTTLLGILAALGGSATLSINDVAIKSLSGDYALHQVILTRSAISLLFLLGFMALTGSGLRQLRTTRPRGHLLRVCFVMLSNITYFLGLAALPLADAVAIAFVSPLVVTMLSTLVLGERVGPRRWAAVVAGMLGVIVMLRPGAGSLQPAAVLVFISAFTYASTHMMTRRMKDTESAATLNFYVQLGFILVSSTMGLMVGDGHLAGSDHPSIAFLFRAWVWPPVADWPAFLATGLSVAIGGLMVSQAYRLCEAALVAPFEYAAMPLAIVWGVVIFHQWPDATAWIGIALICGAGLYTLWRETITRTRA, encoded by the coding sequence ATGACCGTAGATACCGCCTCCCGCACCACGCTTCTGGGCATTCTTGCCGCCCTTGGTGGCAGTGCCACCCTGTCGATCAACGATGTGGCGATCAAATCGCTGTCGGGCGATTACGCCCTGCATCAGGTGATCCTGACCCGATCCGCCATCAGCCTGTTGTTTTTGCTGGGCTTCATGGCCCTGACCGGATCGGGCCTGCGCCAGTTGCGCACCACCCGCCCGCGCGGCCACCTGCTGCGCGTCTGTTTTGTGATGCTGTCGAACATCACCTATTTCCTCGGCCTCGCCGCCCTTCCGCTGGCCGATGCCGTGGCCATCGCCTTTGTCAGCCCGCTGGTGGTGACGATGCTGTCCACCCTCGTGCTGGGCGAACGGGTCGGCCCGCGCCGCTGGGCCGCCGTGGTGGCGGGCATGTTGGGGGTGATCGTGATGCTGCGCCCCGGCGCGGGGTCACTGCAACCCGCCGCCGTTCTGGTGTTCATCTCGGCCTTCACCTATGCCTCCACCCATATGATGACACGGCGGATGAAAGATACCGAAAGCGCCGCCACCCTGAACTTCTATGTGCAGCTCGGGTTCATCCTGGTCAGCAGCACCATGGGCCTGATGGTGGGGGACGGCCATCTTGCGGGGTCCGATCACCCCTCCATCGCCTTCCTGTTCCGCGCCTGGGTCTGGCCGCCCGTAGCCGACTGGCCTGCCTTCCTCGCAACCGGCCTGTCGGTGGCGATAGGCGGGCTGATGGTGAGCCAGGCCTATCGCCTGTGCGAAGCCGCGTTGGTCGCCCCGTTTGAATATGCCGCCATGCCGCTGGCCATCGTCTGGGGCGTGGTGATCTTTCATCAATGGCCGGATGCAACGGCATGGATCGGCATTGCACTGATCTGCGGTGCCGGTCTTTATACGCTCTGGCGGGAAACCATCACAAGGACGCGGGCATGA
- a CDS encoding ornithine cyclodeaminase family protein codes for MSVAMIGPEAEAHLNWLTLCEALEAGHRLPAAEIADTLLYRGKDTLLNRAAWIDGLGQLVKCATIFPGNATQGKPTINGAVTLYSDLTGELDAVVDFHLVTKWKTAGDSLLSARHLARPDSRAILLVGAGTVARSMISAYGACFPEARFTVWNRSPAAAEVMAREGNVTATTDLEAAVRAADIICTCTMSQSPLIQGDWLRPGQHLDLIGAYRPDMREVDDTALLRASLFVDSRKTTIAHIGELKDPIARGVISEADVQADFYDLPAGLYRRRSEDEITIAKNGGGAHLDLMTAAYILAAWRGR; via the coding sequence ATGAGCGTGGCAATGATCGGGCCAGAGGCCGAAGCACATCTGAACTGGCTGACCCTCTGCGAGGCGCTGGAGGCCGGGCACCGCCTGCCCGCTGCCGAAATCGCGGATACGCTGCTCTATCGCGGCAAGGATACCCTGCTCAATCGCGCGGCCTGGATCGACGGCCTGGGCCAGTTGGTCAAATGCGCCACGATCTTTCCGGGCAATGCCACACAGGGCAAACCCACCATCAACGGTGCCGTGACGCTCTATTCCGATCTGACCGGCGAATTGGATGCCGTGGTGGATTTCCATCTGGTGACCAAATGGAAAACCGCAGGCGACAGCCTGCTGTCCGCGCGCCATCTGGCCCGCCCCGACAGCCGCGCGATCCTGCTGGTGGGCGCAGGCACCGTGGCGCGTTCGATGATCTCGGCCTATGGTGCCTGCTTCCCCGAGGCACGGTTCACCGTCTGGAACCGCAGCCCGGCGGCCGCCGAAGTCATGGCGAGAGAAGGCAATGTGACCGCCACAACCGATCTGGAAGCCGCCGTGCGCGCTGCCGACATCATCTGCACCTGCACCATGAGCCAGTCGCCGCTGATCCAGGGCGACTGGCTGCGCCCCGGCCAGCATCTTGACCTGATCGGCGCCTACCGTCCCGACATGCGTGAGGTGGATGACACGGCCCTGCTGCGCGCCAGCCTGTTTGTCGACAGCCGCAAGACCACCATCGCCCATATCGGAGAGCTGAAAGACCCGATTGCCCGCGGCGTGATCTCCGAGGCCGATGTTCAGGCCGATTTCTATGACCTGCCCGCAGGGCTGTATCGGCGGCGATCCGAGGATGAAATCACCATCGCCAAGAATGGCGGCGGCGCGCATCTGGATCTGATGACAGCCGCCTATATCCTCGCCGCCTGGCGCGGACGATAA
- a CDS encoding AEC family transporter → MLPILLKTLPFFALIGVGYWAGRVRIFPPEAVAWLTKFVFYFALSAMLFRFAANLSLAEIFDLPFVLAYLSATTLVYLIAMGVALFRKRGLEEAAMEAQCATSGNTGFLGVPMLVVLLGPAAAGPVLMVLTVDMVVFSSLITLIITGARGGALGLHTLRTLAVGWFRNPMVVSIVLGLIWSGLALPVPAPVNEFLALLGGAATPGALFAIGASLAGRGAERLGVAGWLSFAKLVLHPLAVAIAALWLFPVDRAAAGVMIAAASLPVAGNVYILAQHYGVAPQRVSTAILISTAVSILTVTAVIAWITG, encoded by the coding sequence ATGCTGCCGATCCTTCTGAAAACACTTCCGTTTTTTGCGCTGATCGGGGTCGGCTACTGGGCGGGCCGCGTACGGATCTTCCCACCCGAGGCCGTGGCCTGGCTGACCAAGTTCGTGTTCTATTTCGCGCTGTCGGCCATGCTGTTCCGCTTTGCCGCCAATCTGAGCCTGGCCGAGATCTTTGATCTGCCCTTCGTGCTGGCCTATCTGTCGGCCACGACGCTGGTCTATCTGATCGCCATGGGCGTTGCGCTGTTTCGCAAGCGCGGGCTGGAAGAGGCCGCGATGGAGGCGCAATGCGCCACCTCGGGCAATACCGGATTTCTGGGCGTGCCGATGCTGGTCGTGCTGCTGGGCCCTGCCGCCGCCGGGCCGGTGCTGATGGTGCTGACCGTTGACATGGTGGTGTTTTCCTCGCTCATCACCCTGATCATCACCGGCGCGCGCGGCGGGGCGCTTGGCCTGCACACCCTGCGCACGCTGGCGGTTGGCTGGTTCAGGAACCCGATGGTCGTGTCGATCGTGCTGGGGCTGATCTGGTCCGGGCTGGCCTTGCCGGTGCCTGCCCCGGTCAATGAATTTCTGGCGCTGCTGGGCGGGGCTGCCACGCCCGGCGCGCTGTTTGCCATCGGCGCATCGCTGGCAGGGCGTGGGGCCGAGCGGCTGGGCGTCGCGGGCTGGCTGTCCTTTGCCAAGCTGGTGCTGCACCCGCTGGCCGTGGCCATCGCCGCCCTGTGGCTGTTTCCGGTGGACCGTGCCGCCGCAGGTGTGATGATTGCCGCAGCAAGCCTTCCCGTCGCCGGGAATGTCTATATTCTGGCGCAGCATTACGGCGTGGCCCCGCAACGGGTGTCCACCGCCATTCTGATCTCAACCGCGGTCAGCATCCTGACCGTGACAGCCGTGATCGCCTGGATAACAGGCTGA
- a CDS encoding NYN domain-containing protein encodes MTLSFQDFATEQRQMKRVAVLVDGENLSATRAGHIIMGAAHFGSLTIRRVYGNAARLPQWDAAPGFHLIHSGSGKNATDLLLTVEAMALIHDRLADMLVIASSDRDFSHLATHLRERGTEVVGMGEATASPVFRKACTKFIELKPPVAAPVVPPPKAPSFDEIVQAVVRAGPQAGLPFTAVNAAIQKECKFRIGTTPDKTWHAYFTRNAAIFDCDPKGPNARVRLRKPDASASPRSGP; translated from the coding sequence ATGACCCTTTCTTTTCAAGACTTTGCAACAGAGCAGCGCCAGATGAAACGCGTGGCCGTGCTTGTGGATGGCGAGAATCTGAGTGCGACGCGGGCGGGCCATATCATCATGGGGGCCGCCCATTTTGGTAGCCTGACGATCCGGCGTGTTTACGGCAATGCCGCGCGATTGCCGCAATGGGATGCGGCTCCGGGCTTTCACCTGATCCACTCGGGCAGCGGCAAGAATGCGACCGACCTCTTGCTGACGGTCGAGGCGATGGCTCTGATCCATGACCGCCTGGCTGACATGCTCGTCATTGCGTCGTCCGACCGGGATTTCAGCCATCTGGCGACCCATCTGCGCGAACGCGGCACAGAGGTTGTCGGCATGGGCGAAGCCACGGCGAGCCCGGTCTTTCGCAAGGCCTGCACGAAGTTCATCGAGCTGAAACCGCCGGTTGCAGCGCCAGTGGTGCCACCGCCCAAGGCCCCGTCCTTTGACGAGATCGTGCAGGCGGTGGTGCGCGCCGGGCCACAGGCAGGCCTGCCTTTTACGGCGGTCAATGCGGCCATTCAAAAAGAATGCAAGTTTCGCATCGGCACCACGCCAGACAAGACTTGGCACGCCTATTTCACCCGCAACGCCGCGATTTTCGACTGTGACCCGAAGGGGCCGAATGCCCGCGTCCGTCTGCGCAAGCCCGACGCTAGCGCTTCACCCCGTAGCGGGCCATGA